Proteins encoded together in one Chitinophaga varians window:
- a CDS encoding c-type cytochrome, whose product MKRTSNILIVAALATGAFLAACNKGEHNRKPGRIYMPDMYESRAYEFYSARLAGLKPVDGTVKRGELLPYHLKEADTAQANLVKNPLTITADDLKEGERLFNIYCGICHGTALDGNGPLYKGGEGPYSAAPANLVAGAKSGYSEGRLFHVMTYGYNMMGSYASQLDRAQRWKIAAYIKSKQPGAAAQPAAAAAPAADSAKAK is encoded by the coding sequence ATGAAAAGGACTTCTAACATATTGATTGTAGCCGCATTGGCAACTGGAGCTTTCCTGGCAGCCTGTAATAAAGGGGAGCACAACAGAAAGCCCGGCAGGATTTATATGCCCGACATGTATGAATCCCGTGCGTATGAGTTTTACAGTGCTCGTTTGGCAGGTCTGAAGCCAGTGGACGGAACAGTTAAGAGAGGTGAACTTTTGCCTTACCATCTGAAAGAAGCAGATACGGCACAGGCAAATCTGGTGAAAAATCCGCTGACTATCACCGCTGATGATCTGAAGGAAGGTGAACGTTTATTTAATATTTACTGCGGTATCTGCCATGGTACTGCACTGGATGGTAACGGTCCGCTGTACAAAGGGGGCGAAGGTCCTTACTCTGCAGCTCCTGCCAACCTGGTAGCCGGTGCTAAATCCGGTTACTCCGAAGGCCGCCTGTTTCACGTAATGACCTATGGTTATAACATGATGGGCAGCTACGCCAGCCAGCTCGACAGGGCACAACGCTGGAAGATAGCCGCTTACATCAAGAGCAAACAGCCTGGTGCTGCTGCACAGCCTGCAGCCGCAGCTGCTCCGGCAGCAGACAGCGCAAAAGCTAAATAA
- the nrfD gene encoding NrfD/PsrC family molybdoenzyme membrane anchor subunit produces MSLKYESTLREPLVDGVKDYHQVTEDIISPIEGKPGKLWYVGFLISLSLLGFGAFSVFWQIYFGVGVWNLNKTIGWGWDITNFVWWVGIGHAGTLISAILLLFRQGWRTGVNRAAEAMTIFAVMCAGQFPIIHMGRVWMAFFILPYPNTRGPVWVNFNSPLLWDVFAISTYFTVSLLFWYSGLIPDFATIRDRAKTKLRKLLYGVAAFGWTGSTKHWQRHEALSLVLAGLSTPLVLSVHTIVSFDFATSVIPGWHTTIFPPYFVAGAIFSGFAMVQTLLIITRKILHLEEYITLGHMEAMNKVIVLTGSVVGCAYLTELFMAWYGANPYEFATFFKYRAAGPLGWSYWIMMTCNVITPQVFWFRKMRRNVMVTFVMSIIVNIGMWFERFVIICTSLYRDYLPSSWSYYRPSWPEVGFYMGTFGLFFTCYFLFAKYFPVIAVAEIKAILKTSGENFKEKMEVYEGESAEQFAKAVHHEHAH; encoded by the coding sequence ATGAGTTTAAAATACGAATCCACACTGAGAGAACCTTTAGTTGACGGGGTTAAGGATTATCACCAGGTAACGGAAGATATCATTAGTCCCATTGAAGGGAAGCCTGGTAAATTGTGGTATGTAGGCTTTTTAATATCACTGTCACTGTTGGGCTTCGGCGCATTTTCAGTGTTTTGGCAAATTTATTTCGGTGTGGGTGTTTGGAATCTGAACAAAACCATCGGCTGGGGTTGGGACATTACCAACTTCGTATGGTGGGTAGGTATCGGTCACGCCGGTACCCTGATTTCGGCCATCCTCCTGCTGTTCCGTCAGGGATGGCGTACAGGGGTGAACCGTGCGGCAGAAGCGATGACCATCTTCGCGGTAATGTGCGCCGGCCAGTTCCCGATCATTCACATGGGCCGTGTATGGATGGCATTCTTTATCCTGCCTTATCCTAACACCCGCGGTCCGGTATGGGTTAACTTTAACTCTCCGCTGCTGTGGGACGTATTCGCGATCTCCACTTACTTCACCGTATCACTGTTGTTCTGGTACTCCGGCCTGATTCCGGACTTCGCCACCATCCGTGACAGGGCTAAAACCAAACTGCGCAAGCTGTTATACGGTGTGGCTGCTTTCGGCTGGACAGGTTCTACCAAACACTGGCAACGTCACGAGGCGCTGTCACTGGTACTGGCAGGTTTATCCACTCCGCTGGTACTGTCTGTACACACCATCGTATCTTTTGACTTTGCTACCTCTGTTATTCCCGGCTGGCATACTACCATCTTCCCTCCTTACTTTGTGGCGGGTGCGATCTTCTCTGGTTTCGCGATGGTACAAACACTGCTGATCATCACCCGTAAAATATTACACCTGGAAGAATACATTACCCTGGGCCACATGGAAGCCATGAACAAGGTAATCGTACTGACAGGTTCCGTAGTAGGTTGCGCTTACCTGACTGAGCTCTTCATGGCATGGTACGGTGCTAACCCTTACGAGTTCGCTACTTTCTTCAAATACCGCGCTGCCGGTCCGCTGGGTTGGTCTTACTGGATCATGATGACCTGTAACGTAATCACGCCGCAGGTGTTCTGGTTCCGTAAAATGAGAAGAAACGTGATGGTGACTTTCGTAATGTCCATCATCGTAAACATCGGTATGTGGTTCGAACGTTTCGTGATCATCTGTACTTCCCTGTACCGCGACTATCTGCCGTCCAGCTGGTCTTACTATCGTCCATCCTGGCCAGAAGTTGGTTTCTACATGGGTACCTTCGGTCTGTTCTTCACCTGCTACTTCCTGTTCGCTAAATATTTCCCGGTAATTGCAGTGGCTGAGATCAAGGCTATCCTGAAAACTTCCGGTGAGAACTTCAAAGAGAAAATGGAAGTGTACGAAGGAGAATCAGCAGAGCAATTTGCAAAAGCTGTTCACCACGAACATGCTCACTAA
- a CDS encoding DUF3341 domain-containing protein, which produces MAVKNFVVGLFDDEAVLFPAVKKVRTAGYKLHDVYTPFPVHGLDHAMGLRETSLHTAGFIYGITGTTTALTFMSWVFNVDWPLNIGGKPHFPLPAFIPITFELTVLFAAVGMVMTFCYLCQLMPGVKKHIFHPRQTDDKFVMVIELTEKSNAEEIKRFLNEAGAHDVNEQRAEAGWWYGRYDKNDEDVYARPVNA; this is translated from the coding sequence ATGGCTGTTAAAAATTTTGTTGTAGGCTTGTTTGACGATGAGGCAGTGTTGTTTCCGGCAGTGAAAAAAGTTCGCACTGCTGGCTACAAGTTGCACGATGTATACACTCCTTTTCCTGTTCACGGCCTGGATCATGCGATGGGTTTAAGGGAAACCAGCCTGCACACAGCCGGTTTCATATATGGTATCACTGGTACCACCACGGCTTTAACTTTCATGAGCTGGGTATTTAATGTTGACTGGCCGCTGAACATCGGTGGTAAGCCACACTTCCCGTTACCAGCGTTCATTCCCATTACCTTCGAGCTGACTGTATTGTTCGCCGCTGTGGGTATGGTGATGACATTCTGTTATCTCTGCCAGTTAATGCCAGGCGTAAAGAAACATATCTTCCACCCAAGACAGACTGATGATAAGTTTGTAATGGTTATTGAGCTCACCGAAAAATCCAATGCGGAAGAAATCAAACGCTTCCTCAATGAAGCTGGTGCGCATGATGTCAATGAACAGCGGGCAGAAGCCGGCTGGTGGTATGGCAGATATGACAAGAACGACGAAGACGTTTACGCTCGTCCGGTTAACGCTTAA
- a CDS encoding quinol:cytochrome C oxidoreductase, giving the protein MKDQFVVPARLKKTSFVLMGVGLLTLLIGLIAFQGENSTRFWAGLLQNSSFFLLITLASTFFIAATTLAHGGWQIAFRRVPEAISMAVPALAAVLFIIVMIIVFGGKEHIYHWINAHHVAEDKVLTWKSAFLNKGFYTTATILTLGLWIFFTLKLRNMSIEEDGWDLKPETGRKLIWRNTVWCGGFLVIYTLSVGSTTPWIWLMSIDAHWFSTMYSWYTFASSWVSGLSLIALFVVYLKKHGYLTYVNEEHLHDLGKFIFAFSIFWTYLWFSQYMLIWYANMPEETEYFQPRVWGEWRPIFFLNLLINFITPLLFLMKRDTKRNYTSVAFIAVVVIAGHWLDFWQMVGPGTYKHLVFPWYELGLGAGFVGLIIFLVSNALTKAPLVPKNHPYLKESIVHHT; this is encoded by the coding sequence ATGAAAGACCAATTTGTAGTACCGGCAAGATTAAAAAAGACCAGCTTCGTGTTAATGGGCGTGGGCTTGCTGACTTTATTGATCGGATTAATTGCGTTTCAAGGTGAGAATTCGACACGGTTCTGGGCCGGTCTGTTGCAAAACAGCAGCTTCTTTTTGCTGATTACATTGGCCAGCACCTTTTTTATTGCAGCCACAACACTGGCGCACGGTGGTTGGCAGATCGCCTTCCGTCGCGTTCCTGAAGCTATCTCCATGGCAGTTCCTGCTTTGGCGGCTGTGCTGTTTATCATTGTGATGATCATCGTTTTCGGTGGTAAAGAACACATCTACCACTGGATCAATGCACATCATGTAGCAGAAGACAAAGTCCTGACCTGGAAATCCGCTTTCCTGAACAAAGGATTCTATACTACCGCTACCATCCTCACCCTGGGCCTGTGGATTTTCTTCACCCTGAAACTCCGCAACATGTCCATCGAAGAAGATGGTTGGGACCTGAAACCTGAAACCGGCCGCAAACTCATCTGGAGAAATACCGTTTGGTGCGGTGGCTTCCTGGTGATTTACACCCTGAGCGTTGGCTCCACCACTCCCTGGATCTGGTTAATGAGCATCGATGCACACTGGTTCTCCACCATGTATTCCTGGTATACTTTCGCCAGCAGCTGGGTATCAGGCCTGTCCCTGATCGCACTGTTCGTGGTATACCTGAAAAAACACGGTTACCTGACTTATGTGAATGAAGAGCACCTGCACGATCTGGGTAAATTTATCTTTGCTTTCAGCATCTTCTGGACTTACCTCTGGTTCTCCCAGTACATGCTGATCTGGTACGCTAACATGCCGGAAGAAACTGAATACTTCCAGCCACGCGTATGGGGCGAATGGAGACCTATCTTCTTCCTGAACCTCCTGATCAACTTTATTACGCCGTTGCTGTTCCTCATGAAGAGAGACACCAAACGTAACTATACTTCCGTAGCCTTCATCGCTGTTGTAGTAATCGCCGGCCACTGGCTCGATTTCTGGCAGATGGTAGGCCCCGGCACCTACAAACACCTGGTATTCCCCTGGTATGAACTGGGTCTGGGCGCTGGCTTCGTTGGTCTGATTATTTTCCTGGTTTCCAACGCGCTGACCAAAGCTCCGCTGGTACCGAAAAATCATCCTTACCTGAAAGAAAGTATTGTTCACCACACCTAA